The Paenibacillus sp. RUD330 genome has a segment encoding these proteins:
- a CDS encoding SDR family oxidoreductase: MENVKSKVVIVTGASSGIGKATALLLGKYGAKVVLAARREELIQAIAEQINQSGGSAVYVKTNVASAAEMQKMSRYALEQYGKIDVLVNNAGIMPLSYLHELKIQEWENMVDVNIKGVLYGISAVLPTMRVQKSGHIITVSSVSGYRVDPTSAVYSGTKFAVRAISEGLRQEESPISNIRTTIISPGVTATELTDSISSPDVKSWVSEMNQVAISPESIARAIVYAINEPDHTSINELIVRPTVQPT; encoded by the coding sequence ATGGAAAACGTAAAATCGAAAGTCGTTATTGTAACAGGGGCATCGAGCGGAATTGGAAAAGCAACGGCACTGCTGCTTGGTAAATACGGAGCAAAGGTAGTATTGGCAGCAAGAAGAGAAGAACTGATCCAGGCGATTGCTGAACAAATTAATCAGAGCGGGGGCAGCGCCGTATATGTCAAAACAAACGTCGCATCGGCAGCGGAGATGCAAAAGATGTCCCGATACGCTTTAGAGCAATACGGAAAAATAGATGTATTGGTCAACAACGCCGGAATTATGCCATTATCTTATCTTCACGAGTTGAAAATTCAGGAATGGGAAAACATGGTCGACGTCAATATAAAAGGCGTCTTATACGGGATTTCGGCGGTACTGCCTACGATGAGAGTACAGAAGTCGGGACATATAATTACGGTTTCCTCGGTTTCCGGATATCGGGTAGATCCCACTTCAGCCGTATACAGCGGCACCAAGTTTGCCGTCAGAGCGATTTCAGAGGGACTGCGGCAGGAAGAATCGCCCATCTCCAATATCCGAACGACCATCATCTCTCCCGGAGTCACAGCCACGGAATTAACGGACTCCATCAGTAGTCCGGACGTCAAGAGCTGGGTGAGTGAAATGAATCAGGTAGCCATTTCGCCGGAGAGCATTGCAAGAGCGATTGTATATGCGATTAATGAACCCGATCATACAAGCATCAATGAACTGATCGTCAGGCCGACTGTTCAGCCTACCTGA
- a CDS encoding YafY family protein: protein MPISRHFEIVYMLLNKKTITAGELAERFGVSTRTIFRDIDVLSAAGIPVYSSKGKGGGISLLDGYSFHASLLSEREQEDLLAALQSLAAADYPEINTVLHKMARLFKKEGSYWLEVDFSPWGSGDNRRQLFPLLRQAIADHFLIQFRYFNTAGHESFRTAEPVQLIFKSKSWYLAAHCVTSGAPRVFKISRMKDVAVTEKRFEPREAAAAIDLAEEHAVRDTVRVTLKIGADGAYRVYDDFDDAMISVHEDGTFTVIADLPKGAWLESYLLSFGNLLEEVGPDDVRSSLLAQIEGLISRLSPSQ, encoded by the coding sequence ATGCCGATAAGCCGACATTTCGAAATCGTATATATGCTCTTAAATAAGAAGACGATAACGGCCGGTGAGTTGGCAGAGCGTTTTGGGGTTTCCACCCGAACGATATTCAGAGACATCGACGTGCTCAGCGCAGCAGGCATCCCTGTGTACTCCAGCAAAGGGAAGGGTGGCGGGATTTCGCTGCTCGACGGTTATTCCTTTCATGCATCGCTGTTGTCCGAACGGGAGCAAGAAGACTTGCTGGCGGCTCTGCAGAGCTTAGCTGCTGCCGATTATCCGGAAATAAATACGGTTTTGCATAAAATGGCACGTCTTTTCAAGAAGGAAGGAAGCTATTGGCTGGAAGTAGACTTCTCGCCTTGGGGAAGTGGAGACAATCGCCGCCAGTTGTTCCCATTGCTTCGCCAAGCGATTGCCGATCATTTTTTGATTCAATTTCGGTATTTTAATACTGCGGGCCACGAGAGCTTCCGGACAGCAGAACCTGTACAATTGATTTTCAAGAGCAAATCATGGTACTTGGCGGCTCACTGTGTAACAAGCGGCGCTCCCCGTGTATTCAAAATCAGCCGGATGAAAGACGTCGCCGTGACGGAAAAACGCTTCGAACCAAGAGAAGCAGCCGCCGCCATCGATCTTGCAGAAGAACACGCCGTTCGCGATACGGTTCGAGTCACATTGAAGATAGGGGCAGACGGTGCTTACCGGGTTTACGATGATTTTGACGATGCAATGATTTCCGTCCATGAAGACGGAACCTTTACGGTCATAGCGGACCTTCCGAAGGGAGCATGGCTCGAGAGCTACCTCCTTTCATTCGGAAACCTGCTGGAGGAAGTCGGTCCCGATGATGTACGATCGAGCTTGCTGGCGCAGATAGAGGGACTGATAAGCAGGCTAAGTCCCAGTCAATAG
- a CDS encoding nuclear transport factor 2 family protein, with protein sequence MMSQTDLPAVVLDYIEASNRHHVEGYVNAFSEHAVIEENSLGRNLLGRQEIADYFIAYFVKTNTITEIIDFTVNSDVVNMRVLFKGDFAGNEIIGVYQFDLKNGRIEKLKADLE encoded by the coding sequence ATGATGAGCCAAACCGATTTGCCAGCGGTTGTGTTGGATTATATTGAAGCTTCTAACCGACACCATGTGGAGGGCTATGTTAATGCCTTCTCTGAGCATGCGGTGATTGAAGAAAACTCTCTCGGACGGAATCTCCTAGGCAGGCAGGAGATTGCCGATTACTTTATTGCTTATTTTGTCAAAACAAATACCATAACGGAAATAATCGATTTTACGGTGAACTCTGATGTCGTCAACATGCGTGTCCTGTTTAAAGGCGATTTTGCAGGCAATGAAATTATTGGAGTGTATCAATTCGACTTGAAAAATGGCCGAATCGAAAAATTAAAGGCCGATCTAGAATAG
- a CDS encoding divergent polysaccharide deacetylase family protein, with product MLAIGLLPQQHVSASPPHRVAVVIDDFGNNMKGTEEMFKLPVPITAAIMPFMPSTHADAEKAHGLGLDVIVHMPMEPNKGKPEWLGPGALFSSMTDEQVRLAVQKAIDDVPHAAGMNNHMGSKITADERIMRIVLQVCKERGLFFLDSRTTFKTVVPKVAAEVGVPVLRNDVFLDDVYEAGHIARQVDKLKQLSAGQADSITIGHVGTPGLMTSGALSRAAGRMAGTTRFVRLSELVPASAEEQLILPKP from the coding sequence ATGCTTGCAATCGGGCTCTTGCCGCAGCAGCATGTGTCGGCGAGTCCGCCGCATCGGGTGGCTGTCGTCATTGACGACTTCGGCAACAACATGAAGGGCACCGAGGAGATGTTCAAGCTGCCGGTGCCGATTACGGCCGCGATCATGCCCTTCATGCCCTCCACGCATGCCGACGCGGAGAAGGCGCATGGCCTCGGCCTGGATGTCATCGTCCATATGCCGATGGAGCCGAACAAGGGCAAGCCGGAGTGGCTGGGGCCGGGAGCGCTGTTCAGCAGCATGACCGACGAGCAGGTGCGCCTCGCGGTGCAGAAGGCGATCGACGATGTGCCCCATGCGGCCGGAATGAACAACCATATGGGCAGCAAGATTACGGCCGATGAGCGCATCATGCGGATCGTCCTGCAGGTATGCAAGGAGCGGGGATTGTTTTTCCTCGACAGCCGGACGACCTTCAAGACGGTCGTTCCGAAAGTCGCGGCTGAAGTCGGGGTTCCCGTCCTGCGCAATGACGTCTTCCTGGACGATGTGTATGAAGCCGGCCATATCGCCAGACAAGTCGATAAATTGAAACAGCTGTCCGCTGGCCAGGCGGACAGCATCACGATCGGGCATGTCGGCACTCCGGGCCTCATGACCTCGGGAGCGTTGTCCCGGGCAGCCGGCCGCATGGCGGGCACGACCCGGTTCGTCCGGCTGTCCGAGCTTGTACCGGCCTCAGCGGAAGAGCAGCTTATATTGCCGAAGCCCTGA
- a CDS encoding N-acetylmuramoyl-L-alanine amidase: protein MDLRWFAAAALAAALVLQPGTAAAGTLSDSPDSDAGPRYKGALPYAEVLIDAGHGGIDGGTSYEDVLEKNINLAVGKKLLASLQQKGISAVLNRSSDYALSEENRWHPSRSRHQRDLSQRRQLTEEIHTGLLVSLHVNWSRRAAARGPVVLHQERGESVLLALCIQDSLNRQQKTNELPRAGSPFYLLNTVKQPAVIVEMGFISNDGDRSMLTSREGQEQVAEAVASGLRQYKLLFR, encoded by the coding sequence ATGGATTTGCGATGGTTCGCAGCCGCGGCGCTTGCGGCAGCCCTGGTTCTCCAACCGGGTACAGCGGCAGCCGGGACCCTTTCCGACTCGCCGGATTCCGATGCCGGCCCCAGGTACAAAGGGGCTCTCCCCTATGCCGAAGTTCTCATCGACGCCGGCCATGGAGGCATCGACGGCGGAACTTCCTACGAGGATGTGCTGGAGAAGAACATCAATCTTGCTGTCGGCAAGAAACTGCTGGCCAGCCTGCAGCAAAAAGGGATCAGCGCCGTCTTGAACCGCAGCTCCGACTACGCGCTCAGCGAGGAGAACCGCTGGCATCCGAGCCGCTCCCGCCATCAGCGGGATTTGTCCCAGCGGCGCCAGCTGACGGAGGAGATCCACACCGGCCTGCTCGTCAGCCTGCATGTGAACTGGTCCCGCAGAGCCGCTGCCCGCGGACCGGTCGTGCTTCATCAAGAGCGCGGCGAAAGCGTGCTGCTCGCGTTATGCATCCAGGACTCCTTGAACCGGCAGCAAAAAACGAATGAGCTGCCCCGCGCGGGCAGCCCATTCTATCTGCTCAATACGGTCAAGCAGCCTGCCGTCATCGTGGAAATGGGCTTCATCAGCAATGATGGGGACAGGTCCATGCTGACTTCGCGGGAGGGCCAGGAGCAGGTAGCCGAAGCCGTCGCTTCAGGGCTTCGGCAATATAAGCTGCTCTTCCGCTGA
- a CDS encoding YqzE family protein — translation MDPEDWIKYMTEKLVVYVETPREVRKQKRSDHKQAKEPWLTRWFGVPGMSMLIWFRGLRRKEG, via the coding sequence ATGGACCCTGAAGATTGGATCAAATATATGACCGAGAAGCTGGTTGTCTATGTGGAAACGCCCCGTGAAGTCCGCAAGCAGAAGCGCAGCGATCATAAGCAGGCCAAGGAGCCTTGGCTGACGCGCTGGTTCGGCGTCCCCGGCATGAGCATGCTGATCTGGTTCAGAGGGCTCCGCCGCAAGGAGGGTTGA
- a CDS encoding YqhG family protein: MNGKQVHRYIQKYAEATGCRIVEKSPSHLTVKLSPQADRELTNRPYYWSYVDRAGVEPETMTYLFVTDRSRYEELTKEREEQEARSQAGPNPMEQAAQSALGRSIGFLHSSVSGVRTPREDMYFGARKLDQLFEAARTGGSFVYLFQEPERRSLHPTESVAYTAWLGVNLRVEFACDMKREEIHSFGVSLATGAVVERFHERLVDLRMTPRLPANVHTAKNGITLGKAMSLIESSLERKLRGADFSWAEAASRRLEEELEIVAHYYDRLLESAEEEQRAAVEEQYATRKEEIRWQFEPRVTASSINCGIFHLEGIE, encoded by the coding sequence ATGAACGGAAAGCAAGTGCACCGCTATATCCAGAAATACGCGGAGGCGACCGGATGCCGGATCGTCGAGAAATCCCCTTCCCATCTGACGGTGAAGCTGTCGCCGCAGGCGGACCGGGAGCTGACGAATCGTCCTTATTACTGGAGCTATGTCGACCGCGCCGGCGTGGAGCCGGAGACGATGACTTATCTGTTCGTGACCGACCGCTCCCGGTACGAGGAGCTGACCAAGGAACGAGAGGAGCAGGAAGCCCGTTCGCAGGCCGGTCCGAATCCGATGGAGCAGGCCGCCCAAAGCGCGCTTGGCCGCTCCATCGGATTCCTCCACAGCTCCGTCTCCGGCGTCCGCACTCCGCGCGAGGACATGTATTTCGGCGCGCGCAAGCTTGATCAGCTGTTCGAGGCCGCGCGCACGGGAGGCAGCTTCGTCTATTTGTTCCAGGAACCGGAGCGCCGCTCGCTCCATCCGACGGAATCGGTCGCGTATACGGCTTGGCTCGGAGTCAATCTGCGGGTGGAATTCGCCTGCGACATGAAGCGCGAGGAAATTCATTCCTTCGGCGTTTCTCTTGCGACAGGCGCCGTCGTCGAGCGTTTCCACGAGCGGCTGGTGGACCTCAGGATGACGCCCAGGCTGCCCGCCAACGTCCATACGGCCAAAAACGGCATCACGCTGGGCAAAGCGATGAGCCTGATCGAGTCCTCTCTCGAGCGCAAGCTGAGGGGAGCGGATTTCTCCTGGGCCGAGGCCGCCTCGCGCCGTCTGGAGGAAGAGCTTGAGATCGTCGCCCACTATTACGATCGCCTGCTGGAATCCGCGGAGGAAGAGCAGCGGGCCGCTGTCGAGGAGCAATATGCGACGCGGAAAGAAGAAATCCGCTGGCAGTTCGAGCCTAGGGTGACCGCCTCCTCGATCAACTGCGGCATTTTCCATCTGGAAGGCATCGAGTGA
- a CDS encoding SNF2-related protein, with the protein MDRSWFDDLQARLDRNGPWDDWTLYQLAMEAEQSRRIESFEELQSLRFLNGLEPMKHQIDTAVKVLHDMGGRAILADEVGLGKTIEAGLVLKEYLVRGLVKRALILVPASLVLQWVRELNSKFGIAAVAQKRAHTWNCDVVVASIDTAKREPHKDLLLSTDYDMLIIDEAHKLKNKKTTNYQFITQLRKKYCLLLTATPVQNDLEELYNLITLLKPGQLGGHGEFSSNFVVGKRMPKNEDQLQEALSGVMIRNRRGEGDVKFTKRIVRNIPLQLSKEEMDLYHAVTSFVKERYEESGGNLTSMLSMVTLQREVCSSRDSVFLTLVNLFKKTAEDSPIRGKIWELIEVIKQIKSNTKAEKAMELVRESDGKAIIFTEYRATQEYLLQFFRGSDITAVPYRGGMGRGKKDWMMDLFRGRAQVMIATEAGGEGINLQFCSRIINFDLPWNPMRVEQRIGRVHRLGQTEDVQIYNLCTIGTIEEHIVNLLHEKIDMFESVIGELDHILEKFEKEESIEERLARLMLEASDPDVLSESIENLGRSISSLRSRAAESGEPDVSEEPAGTAAARKHAINRLLDGVGHVVEVDSP; encoded by the coding sequence ATGGACCGGAGCTGGTTCGACGATCTGCAGGCCCGGCTCGACCGCAACGGCCCGTGGGACGACTGGACTCTCTATCAGCTCGCCATGGAGGCCGAGCAGTCCCGGCGCATCGAGAGCTTCGAGGAGCTGCAGTCGCTGCGCTTCCTGAACGGCCTGGAGCCGATGAAGCATCAGATCGATACCGCGGTCAAAGTGCTGCATGATATGGGCGGACGCGCCATTCTGGCGGATGAGGTCGGACTCGGCAAAACGATCGAAGCCGGGCTGGTGCTCAAGGAGTATCTGGTGCGCGGTCTCGTGAAGCGCGCGCTGATTCTTGTGCCCGCATCGCTTGTCCTGCAATGGGTCAGGGAGCTCAACAGCAAGTTCGGCATCGCAGCCGTCGCCCAGAAGCGGGCCCACACCTGGAACTGCGATGTCGTCGTCGCTTCCATCGATACGGCCAAGCGGGAGCCGCACAAGGATCTGCTGCTCTCCACCGACTACGACATGCTCATCATCGACGAGGCCCATAAGCTCAAGAACAAGAAAACGACGAATTACCAGTTCATTACGCAGCTCCGCAAAAAGTACTGCCTGCTGCTGACCGCCACACCGGTCCAGAACGACCTCGAGGAGCTCTACAATCTCATCACGCTGCTGAAGCCCGGCCAGCTCGGCGGACACGGCGAGTTCTCATCCAACTTTGTCGTCGGCAAGCGGATGCCCAAGAACGAGGATCAGCTGCAGGAGGCGCTGTCCGGCGTCATGATCCGCAACCGGCGCGGCGAAGGGGATGTGAAGTTCACGAAGCGGATCGTCCGCAACATCCCTTTGCAGCTGTCCAAGGAAGAGATGGACCTCTATCACGCGGTCACTTCCTTCGTCAAAGAGCGTTATGAGGAAAGCGGCGGCAACCTGACGAGCATGCTGTCGATGGTCACGCTGCAGCGCGAGGTATGCTCGAGCCGCGACTCGGTGTTCCTCACCCTCGTGAACCTGTTCAAGAAGACGGCTGAGGACTCCCCCATCCGCGGCAAGATCTGGGAGCTGATCGAGGTCATCAAGCAGATCAAGTCCAACACGAAGGCGGAGAAGGCGATGGAGCTCGTGCGGGAAAGCGATGGCAAAGCGATCATTTTCACGGAATACCGCGCGACGCAGGAATATCTGCTCCAGTTTTTCCGCGGCAGCGACATTACCGCCGTTCCTTACCGGGGCGGGATGGGCCGCGGCAAGAAGGACTGGATGATGGATCTGTTCCGCGGCCGCGCGCAGGTGATGATCGCCACGGAAGCAGGCGGAGAAGGCATCAATCTGCAGTTCTGCAGCCGCATCATCAATTTCGACCTGCCCTGGAACCCGATGAGGGTGGAGCAGCGGATCGGCCGCGTGCACCGGCTCGGGCAGACCGAGGATGTCCAGATCTACAATCTGTGCACGATCGGCACGATCGAGGAGCATATCGTCAATCTGCTGCATGAGAAAATCGATATGTTTGAATCCGTCATCGGCGAGCTGGACCATATTCTCGAGAAGTTCGAGAAGGAGGAAAGCATCGAGGAGAGGCTTGCGCGCCTCATGCTGGAGGCGAGCGATCCCGACGTCTTGTCCGAGAGCATCGAGAATCTGGGCCGTTCGATCAGCAGCCTGAGAAGCCGGGCTGCGGAATCCGGCGAGCCCGACGTTTCCGAGGAGCCGGCCGGCACAGCGGCAGCGCGCAAGCATGCGATCAACCGTCTGCTGGACGGGGTCGGACATGTTGTGGAGGTGGATTCGCCATGA
- a CDS encoding adenosylcobalamin-dependent ribonucleoside-diphosphate reductase, protein MDTKAERLDGLSEKIFLDRYAWKKADPGEAAVGDTVLVLTKDDPKFPAREVGEIMARSGRKATVRTRSGEMIESDVEKLTVAAERTPEELWDRLAKTMASVEQDEEARELWEKRFRTILDGWRLVPGGRIAAGAGVGGELTLFNCYVIPSPHDSRGGIMETLSEMTEIMARGGGVGINLSSLRPRRAIVAGVNGSSSGAVSWGGLFSYATGLIEQGGSRRGALMLMINDWHPDLLDFITVKQRMGEVTNANLSVCVSNGFMRAVKEDAEWELVFPDTKHPDYNRHWNGDLSAWKERGGAVVAYRKIRARDVWQTIMESAWRSAEPGVVFMERYNEMSNSWYFNPIICTNPCGEQGLPGWGVCNLSAINLSKFYDEEKHDVDWEDLGRVVHWSIRFLDNVIDKTPYHFEQNERNQKKERRVGLGTMGLAELMIRLGIRYGSPESLEFLDSLYRFIAREAYLASSDLAAEKGSFPAFNAELHLQSGFMKEMVSAFPEVAEAVRSRGIRNVTLLTQAPTGSTGTMVGTSTGIEPYFAFEYYRQSRLGFDRQLVPIAQQWKEAHPGEELPEWFVTAMELSAEEHIRVQAAIQRWVDSSISKTANCPADLTVEETDRLYELAFELGCKGVTIYRDGSRDTQVLSTPKGKEEASAETKEDQGAVPPLSADAEEKEPVGDGMDGTAGPSLRPAAARSSEAAPNGRLQEADNGDIGIGAVIDKEYRKRPQVLRGATYKINTPFGMAYITINDMDGTPGEIFLNVGKAGSDVFAMAEALGRVCSLFLRYGDHGHKVELLIKHLKGIGGSGAIGFGANRVESIADAVAKALETHAGTSNSAHADKEKNDLPLPPLSSGRNGTPQMPASSHRNEGEPLSPDLCPSCGSASLINVEGCKTCGHCGYSRCG, encoded by the coding sequence GTGGACACGAAGGCCGAACGTCTGGACGGGTTGAGCGAGAAAATATTTTTGGACCGGTACGCGTGGAAGAAAGCCGATCCGGGCGAGGCGGCGGTCGGGGATACCGTACTCGTGCTGACAAAGGACGATCCGAAATTTCCGGCCAGGGAGGTCGGCGAAATCATGGCCCGCAGCGGCCGGAAGGCAACGGTGCGTACCCGGAGCGGGGAGATGATCGAATCGGATGTCGAGAAGCTGACTGTAGCCGCGGAGCGGACGCCGGAGGAGCTGTGGGACCGCCTCGCCAAGACGATGGCATCCGTGGAGCAGGACGAAGAGGCGCGGGAGCTATGGGAGAAGCGGTTCCGGACCATCCTGGACGGCTGGAGGCTAGTACCGGGCGGACGCATAGCCGCCGGCGCGGGAGTCGGCGGGGAGCTGACGCTGTTCAACTGCTACGTCATTCCCTCTCCGCATGACAGCCGGGGCGGCATCATGGAGACGCTCTCGGAAATGACGGAAATCATGGCCCGGGGCGGGGGCGTCGGCATCAATCTCAGCTCGCTGAGGCCCAGGCGCGCGATCGTGGCCGGCGTGAACGGCTCCTCCAGCGGAGCGGTGTCCTGGGGCGGCCTGTTCAGCTATGCGACGGGGCTTATCGAGCAGGGCGGCAGCCGCCGCGGCGCGCTCATGCTCATGATCAACGACTGGCATCCGGATCTGCTCGATTTCATCACGGTCAAGCAGAGGATGGGCGAGGTGACGAACGCCAATCTGTCGGTGTGCGTCAGCAACGGCTTCATGCGGGCGGTCAAGGAGGATGCCGAGTGGGAGCTCGTCTTCCCGGACACCAAGCATCCCGATTACAACCGGCATTGGAACGGGGATCTCTCCGCATGGAAGGAGCGGGGAGGAGCCGTCGTGGCTTACCGGAAGATCCGGGCTCGCGACGTCTGGCAGACGATCATGGAATCGGCCTGGAGGTCGGCGGAGCCCGGGGTCGTGTTCATGGAGCGCTACAACGAGATGTCGAACAGCTGGTATTTCAATCCGATCATCTGCACCAATCCTTGTGGCGAGCAAGGACTTCCCGGCTGGGGCGTGTGCAACCTGTCCGCGATCAACCTCTCGAAGTTCTACGACGAAGAGAAGCATGATGTGGATTGGGAGGACCTTGGCCGAGTCGTCCATTGGTCCATACGGTTTCTGGACAATGTCATCGACAAGACGCCGTACCACTTCGAGCAAAATGAACGCAATCAGAAAAAGGAACGGCGCGTCGGCCTCGGCACGATGGGGCTGGCGGAGCTGATGATCCGGCTCGGCATCCGGTATGGAAGCCCCGAATCGCTGGAGTTCCTCGACAGCCTATACCGCTTCATTGCCAGGGAAGCCTATCTGGCGAGCTCGGACCTTGCGGCTGAAAAGGGCTCGTTCCCGGCCTTCAATGCGGAGCTCCACTTGCAGAGCGGCTTCATGAAGGAAATGGTCTCGGCCTTCCCGGAGGTGGCGGAGGCGGTGCGCAGCCGGGGCATCCGGAACGTGACCTTGCTGACGCAGGCGCCTACGGGAAGCACGGGCACGATGGTCGGAACCTCGACCGGCATCGAGCCTTATTTCGCCTTCGAATACTACCGGCAGAGCCGGCTCGGCTTCGACAGGCAGCTCGTTCCGATCGCGCAGCAGTGGAAGGAGGCCCATCCCGGCGAGGAGCTGCCGGAATGGTTCGTGACGGCGATGGAGCTGTCGGCCGAGGAGCATATCCGCGTCCAGGCCGCCATCCAGCGCTGGGTCGACAGCTCGATCAGCAAGACGGCCAATTGTCCGGCCGACCTCACCGTGGAGGAGACGGACCGGCTGTATGAGCTCGCCTTCGAGCTCGGCTGCAAGGGCGTGACGATCTACCGCGACGGCAGCCGGGACACGCAGGTGCTGAGCACGCCGAAAGGGAAGGAGGAGGCTTCGGCTGAAACGAAGGAGGATCAAGGCGCGGTTCCCCCGCTTTCAGCGGATGCGGAAGAAAAGGAGCCGGTCGGAGACGGCATGGATGGAACGGCTGGGCCGTCTCTAAGGCCGGCTGCTGCAAGGAGTTCAGAGGCGGCCCCGAATGGCCGGCTTCAGGAAGCCGACAATGGCGATATCGGTATCGGCGCGGTCATCGACAAGGAGTACAGGAAGCGGCCGCAAGTGCTGCGTGGCGCCACGTACAAAATCAATACGCCGTTCGGAATGGCGTATATCACGATCAACGACATGGACGGCACGCCGGGGGAAATCTTCCTCAACGTCGGCAAGGCCGGCTCGGATGTATTCGCCATGGCGGAGGCGCTCGGGCGAGTATGCTCGCTGTTCCTCCGTTATGGCGACCACGGGCATAAGGTGGAGCTTCTGATCAAGCATCTCAAGGGAATCGGCGGATCGGGCGCGATCGGCTTCGGCGCGAACCGGGTGGAGTCGATCGCGGACGCAGTGGCCAAGGCGCTGGAGACGCATGCGGGTACCTCTAATTCCGCTCATGCCGATAAAGAAAAAAACGATCTTCCCCTGCCGCCCCTATCTTCCGGTCGAAACGGGACGCCGCAAATGCCGGCTTCTTCCCATCGGAACGAGGGCGAGCCTCTTTCGCCGGACTTATGCCCCTCCTGCGGCAGCGCGTCGCTGATCAACGTCGAAGGCTGCAAAACATGCGGCCATTGCGGCTACAGCCGCTGCGGCTGA
- a CDS encoding metalloregulator ArsR/SmtB family transcription factor, with product MEARIEELTGHLKLLGDKSRLMILAYLRERELCVCDLVELVGLSQPGVSQHLGKLKAAGLVKESRRGTWIYYSLSLEDKSHVESILSCIPPQTERLSRLKGCGD from the coding sequence GTGGAAGCGCGGATTGAAGAATTGACCGGACATTTGAAGCTGTTGGGCGACAAATCAAGGCTCATGATCCTGGCCTACCTTCGGGAACGAGAGTTATGCGTATGCGATCTAGTCGAGCTGGTCGGATTGTCGCAGCCGGGCGTCAGCCAGCATCTGGGAAAGCTGAAGGCGGCTGGCCTGGTCAAGGAATCCCGCAGAGGGACCTGGATCTACTATTCTTTGAGCCTGGAAGACAAATCTCATGTGGAATCGATTTTAAGCTGCATCCCGCCGCAAACCGAACGGCTGAGCCGGCTGAAGGGCTGCGGGGACTAA